The window GCCGGTAATTTTAAGACTTCCTTGAAGATGATTGAGGTGTTTCAGTTCTCCACATTTCCATCCTTCGTCCCCACCCCCTACAATGAAGGTTGTTAACGTCCAAAGGCCAGTTACACTCCCTATACCCTGCGGTAAGTACCTCAGATCATCTGAATTTTCAATTTCTAGATGTCTCAGGTTAATCATTTTCTTCATCCCTCCAGGCAGTTTTTTTAGCTCCCCACAATCATTGAGTCTCAATGTTTGTAAATTTAGGCAATTACACACCTCCTCTGGCAACTCTTCTACGTCTGTGCCTGACAAATCAAGAAATCTCAAGTGTTTCAAATGTCCCACCGTTGGAGACAATTTCGTAATGCTGGTATAACTCAAGTCCAATGCCCTAAGGCGTCTCCAATGATGGAATGACATTCTTGGCACCATGGAGATTCTTGAGTCAAGGAACAACGTCCGCAGCttgtgggccttatacaaggtggCCAAAATGTAAGCCACTTCATCAGCTTCATTAACAGCTTCATCACTAGCAAATAAATTAGAATGGCGGACATTGTCGAAGTTTAACGAAGCTTGCTTTCCGATCTGCGCCACTGAAAACTCACTTCCTGCAACAGATTGTGCAAGATcatgaactaaatcatgcatcttgcaaCTGACTATGTTCTTGTCACGGTCGAGTTTTGCATCTTGGAGCAACGAGCGTCTTAGTAAATCTTCAAAATTTTGCCCACCAATTTCCACCATGTCTTGACTTCCCTTGGAGCAGATGAAACCTTGTGCCACCCATAGCTTGACTATCGTATCCTTCTTTATCTCCCAATCTTTCGGAAAAATAGAGCAATACGCAAAGCACTGCTTCAGAGCGGGAGGCAAATCATGGTAGCTTAGTAACAAAGCCGGTAAAATACCTCCCAAGATATCAGCTGAGTTCCATATCTCGCTTTCCAACACAAGCTCCCACTCCCTTCTCGTCCTTCTCCACCACATGGCACACCCTATTGTCTTTGCTGCGAGAGGCAACCCTCCACACCTGTTTACAATTTCCCTTCCAATCTCTTCCAACTCTGAACGCTCGTCAGCATTCCGATGTTCGAATGCTCCACCACTGAACAATAACCAGCATTCGTCTTCGGATAAGGCCGCCAGTTTGCGTATTTGAGTGCTTCGCATCGCCTGTGCAACCTTTTCACTGCGAGTGGTTATGACAATTCGACTCCCTAATGCACCGGCTTGAAAGGGAAGTCTCAGTTTGTCCCACTTCTCTCTATCTTCACTCCAAATGTCATCAAGCACAAGCAAGAATCGCTGTGCTTGCAACTTTTCGCTGAGACGCCTTTGCAACGTGTCCAGGTCTAGATCCTCACAACCAGACCCATCTGCAGATTCTACGATTGATTTTGTAACCCGTTTCACATCAAAATCGTCTGAAACACACACCCACATTCTCTTGTGGAAATGCCCCCCGACTTTCTCATCATTGTAGGTGAGCTGGGCAAGGGTGGTTTTGCCCATGCCCCCCATCCCAACAATAGAAATGACATAGGGCACCTCATTTACCTCCTGCAGCAGCAAGTCTATGACTTCATTTTTTTCACGTTCTCTGCCTATAATTGACTTTGGGTCGAGGAGAGAGCCTATCTCTCGCTCTCTCATCCCACCCTGCCTCACTTCAGTATACACTCTCTCACTCATAATAAATTTAAATTGGTTCATCTCTTCGGCGATATCATCTAATCTACCCCTCACTTCCTTTATCCTACTCCCAATTTTTGGGCGTAACACGACATGATTGAAGCAGTTAACAGGCGACAGGAAGCTTCTTACATTCTTCTTGCTGAAACAGGACCCACCGTCTTCATCAGGTGCTTGGGATTTGAGAGCTTCCGTCATCCATTCATCTAGTATGTCATCCACATCATAGGCCACGTCTTTGAGCTTATCTAACCACTTCTTCACCGCTTCGTCCTTCACTCGCCGAGTTTCAGCATCTTTAAGCACAGCTTGGATCAAGGTGAACGTACTGGAAAGCTTTTTGATCTCGTTTGTGACACCCACCAACAAAACCACCTCATCTTCAAGAACTTTGGCCAATTTTTCTATGGCAAGCGTGACCAGTGAATCGACTATGTCTTCTGTTTTGGGCAGTGATGGAAAGAAGGGAGGAATTTGACTTCAAATAGGTATAGAAATAGGAAATGAGAAGGACTATGAAGATATGGAAGAGAGACAGAGGGAGAGAGTTGTTTTGGTATGTAGATGGGAAGAAGGGAGGAATTTGAGTTCAAAGAGGTATTGAAGTAGGAAATGGGAAGGACTCTgaagatatggaagagagagagggagagagttgttTTGGTATGTAGATGGGATGAAGGGTGGAATTTGagttcaaatggttataaatataGGAGATGGGAAGGTCTgaagatatggaagagagagagggagagggagagggagagggagagagtagTGAAAGATGCAAAtgtagagaagaaaagaagaggagagtTAAAGATGCAACTGCAGAGAATGAGGTTAGCTCTGGAAGGCATGCTATGGCTTACcaaccaaaaatcaggcaaatccacgCATCCAATCAGTACCTTATAAAATTAACGGTTCAGATTGTTTGCACATAAATAAGTCTAACTAacaatctgaaccatctatttgttagagacCATGATGTATGGCTTATTATTCTAAAGCACTCCTTTTATAAGTCAatcccatccattccatccacggCTTAGAAAATAAACAGCTTTGAAAGAGAAGGAATACTTATGGAATGCCTCAACCATCCGCTCAGTGTCAATTTTAATTACAGCCCTTAAAACTATGTTCCAGATCtagtgaacggttcagattgatataTTGGAATCTCCAAATATCCCAATTCAACATATCACAGTACACTCATCCAAGAGCTGCCAGTAAAGTGGTAAAATGTAAGGGGACCCACAAATGGAGAAAGATGCGTATATGATGTGATAAAAGAGGCATCCAAACATACGTTTTTTTTCAAAGTCATCCGGCGCATGGAATCTCGTGACTCACAGACCACTCAAGATTCAAAAATCAACTTCACGCATTCACACTGATGGCCCACCATCGATGTGCTTGTTAagagaggaagcggattgcgtactgactaaaatctgtggggcccaccgtgatttatgtattttatccgctccgtccatccattttaacagttaATTTCATTGCATGAGCTCAAAAGTGAAGTAtttacaaagatcaagtggaccacatgaaaggaaacaatatgaattgaatgtctaccattgaaaaattcttacaggccacagaggttttggatcaagctgatatttgtgttttcctttcatccatgtctttgtgatctcatgaacaggttggatgacaaataaacatcactgcatgcaatgggaaggtttcaacggtggaaattattattcccactgtttcgagGGCATTCCAACTATAGAAATGATGAAGGGCACCTCATTTACCTCTCTACTACCCCCAGCAACAATTCtacgaccttttttttttttttttttacatcttcCCTCCCGACAATAAACGGCTGGTCAAGTAAGGAGCTTGTCTCTCGGTCTCTTATCTCACCCCTCCTAACTTGACTAtccactctctccttctctccactACCTACTCTAAGACTCAGTTGGCTGCTCTCTTTTTCAATATCATCTAATCTACCCCTCACCTCCTTTATCCTACTCCCAATTTCGTGGCCTAACTTGACCTTATCATAAACAGATTTCATCCATTACTATTATTTTTAATATCTTTTTAGaagtttgttttttttcctttttcccttgTATTTTCAAGGATCTATGGTAGATGAAAAATCAaacttctccttcctcttttaccATGCATCCACTAGGTTAGTTTTATATTCCATATAATTCCATTCCTTAGCCGCCTAcctagagttgtacacaaaccgagttagctcggtaaactcgactcgaaaaagcttaacTCAACTTAGCTTGAAACTGGGTTCGAACTGAGtccagttgattttttgagctcgaaaaattttcaagccgagttcgaattAGACTCAAATTCAAACTGTAACGCCTTGAACTTTTCAAAACTTGagcgttaccataagattcaacgtAATATATACGTGTGTACGATATCAATCCAATTATCATAGTCTTACATCCTCGTCCTGACACAAATCTAACGGTTGGAAACTAACTCCATTCAATAGATCCAACCATCTAACCGTTGATTTCAAGATCGGACCATCCATCACGTAATTAGACGTAAGTACTTTCCCATGAAGGACATAACGAATAACTCCTTGTTCATAATGGtttagatatacattcttttgtaagaattgtttaaaaATGTGCCTATGACCATGTAGAACCGTTACATTTCATAAAACTCTTGcatcagcaataattacaaaaatgccactaACATAGACttctgaattctaaatcacatgatTTCCACGATCTGTTTAAtgagaaattttataccatgccaatgtatcataaattaaccatacatatcaaattttagcccttagatcatcatATAAGTGGCCCAAATTGAGAGATCAACCCCTTAACTATTGATTTTGGAGTCTatcaagtgaagaaacctcgGGGATAGTCATAGTTGCCCATTATATGgatcaagtgtgaaatatgaaaacTCCACTTTTGTAGGCTTTTCTTAGGTGCAAGTTATCCATTCGAGGCTTATCAACTCTTTATAAATATAGATCTTCAGATCTAATCACTTCCTGTCGTTCATCAAAACTCAAACTTCGATCATACATTGGCCTCACATGACTATgaaatcatacaaaatttagacctcgatctatgatcctacgcCATTGAACATTGAAGGATAGAGTATGAAGGTGCTGCTTCTTATTCAGTTCTGCCTCTCTAGCTTCATCCCTGCTGTTTTTGTCCAAGCCGGTAATTAGAAGACTTCCCTGAAGATGATTGAGGTGTTTCAGTTCTCCACATTTACATCCTTCGTTGCCACCCCCAACAATGAACTTTGAAACCGTCGGAAGGCTAGTTAGTTTCCCTATAACCTGCGGTAAGTACTGCAGCATACAGGTGCCTTCTAATTCTAGGTGTCTCAGGTTAATCATTTTCTTCATCCCTCTAGGCCCCTTTTTTAGCTTCTCACACAAATTGAGACTCAATGTTCGTAAATTTAGGCAATTACAAACCTCCTCTGTCAACTCTTCTACGCCTGTGCCAGACAAATCAAGAAATCTCAAGTGTTTCAACCGTCCCACTGTTCGAGGCAATTTCTCAATGCCGGTGCCACTCAAGTCCAATGCCCTAAGGCATCTCCAATGATTAAATAAAATTTGTGGCACCATGGAGATTCTTGTGTCAAGTAGCAACGTTCGCAACTTAGAGGCCTTGTACAAGGTGTCAGACATGAAAGCCACTGCATCAGCTTCATCAACAGCTTCATCACTGGCAAATAAAGAATGGCGGACATTGTCAAAGTTTAACGAAGCTTGCTTTCCGATCTGCACCACTGAACACTCACTTCCTGCAACAGAATGTGCAAGATcatgaactaaatcatgcatcttgTAACTGACTATTTCTgatcatcatcgtcgtcatcatcatcatcgagtACTGCATCTTGGAGCAACGAGCGTCTTAGTAAATCATCAAAATATTGCCCACCAATTTCCTCCATGTCTTGACTTCCCTTGGAGCAGATGAAACCTTGTGCCACCCATAGCTTGACTATCATATCCTTCTCTATCCTCCAATCTTTTGGGTAAATAGAGCAATACGCAAAGCACTGCTTCAGAGCTGGAGGTAAATCATGGTAGCTTAGTAACAAAGCCGGTAAAATACCTCCCAAGAtatcacctgagttccatatctTGCTTTCCAACACAAGCTCCCACTCCCTTTTCGTCCTTCTCCACCACATGGCACACCCTATTGTCTTTGCTGCGAGAGGCAACCCTCCACACTTGTTTACAATTTCCCTTCCAATCTCTTCCAACTCTGAATGCTCTTCAGCATTCCGATGTTCGAATGCTCCACGGCTGAACAATAAGCAGCATTCGTCTTTGGATAAGGCCACCAATTTGTGTATGTGAGCGCTTCGCATCGCCCATGCAACCTTTTCACTGTGAGTGGTGATGACAATTCGACTCCCTAATGCACCAGCTTGAAAGGGAAGTCTCAGTTTGTCCCACTTCTCTCTATCTTCACTCCAAATGTCATCAAGCACAAGCAAGAATCGCTTTGCTTGCAACTTTTGGCTGAGACGACTTTGCAACAGGTCCAGGCCTAGATCCTCACAACCAGACTCATCTGCAGATTCTATGATTGATTTCGTAATACGTTTCACATCGAAATCTTCAGAAACACACACCCACATTCTCTTGTCGAAATGCCCCTTAACTTTCTCATCATTGTAGGTGAGCTGGGCAAGGGTGGTTTTGCCCATGCCCCCCATCCCAACAATAGAAATGACAAAGGGCACCTCATTTACTTCCTGCAGCAGCGAGTACAGGATTTCATTTTTCTCTGCCTATAATTGACTGTGGTTCGAGGAGAGAGCCTGTCTCTCGCTTTCTGATCCCACCCCACCTCACTTCGGTAGACACCCTCTCACTCACTCCACTGTTTAtcataataaaatgaaattggcTCATCTCTTTGGTGATATCATCTAATCTACACCTCACCTCCTTTATCCTTCTCCCAATTTTGTGGCGTAACATGACACGATTGAAGCAAGTAACAGGCAAGAGGAAGCTTCTTACCTTCTTCTTACTGAAACAGGATCCATCACCTTCATTGGCTGCTTTTGATATGAGAGTTTCTGTCGTCCATTCATCTAGTATATCATCCACATCGTAGGCTACATCTTTGACCTTCACTAACCATGTCTTCATTGCTCCGTCCTTCACACGCCGAGACTCAGCATCTTCAAGCACAGCTTGAGTGGAGGTGAATGTACTGGAAAGCTTTTCAATCTCGTTGGTGACACCTGGAGGATGGTGTTCAACTTCTCCACAGCAATCGAGACTAGCGAATcaaccatgtttttttttttttttttgggggggaaatggaattgagagagagagagagagagagagagagagagagatgcaaatgTTGTTATGCAGTTATTGGTAAAAATGAATGCACATTTTATAGCAAATGtttgattttaaaaattaaaaaaaagtgtTGTTTGGTCTACTCTTGATTCCAAGATTGATACAAAACCTTCCCTCCACTTCCAACTTTAATTACTTCTTCCAATTAAGGAATGGAATAATATCATCTCTACGCAACCATATGTATATATTCTTAGCtttcacaagtgtggcccatggcTTGAACAATCCGGACTGTTGATCTCATGTCTTCCATAATGGATAAACCATGCCCacaagaaaatccaccatcagattTTCTGAACCCTTTTTTGGATTCCAAGggatggacggttaagaaaagGACAGTGGAAATGGTCCCCATCCAACTCAAGTGTTGGTAATCTGGGTAGGGGCATGGCCAATCATCCTCAACGAAAACCCATTTGATCAATGACTGGTGTaatgacccatgggccccacttgaaccAACTGATGCTTTGGAAAGAGGTTTTCACAGCATCCGTTGGTTGAGGTTCTTCTTCCAAAGTTGAACTCGTCACTAAGAATAACATGTGATCAACGTAAGACAAGATGCTGCAAGGAAGTAATTCCTTTTTAACCAGTGCACCAAAGATCCATTCCTCCATCAATAAGAAAAGGTTTATTATACTTGGGTGGGAATCCCaacatatattaaaaaatagatttttgaaattttaaaacttGATATGCTATTGGATTCCCGCCGATTAACCTTCCATTGATCATTGGGAAGGTTTAAAGTATCGACCAAAATGCCATTGGGCTCCTACCAAGCTTTATGTGATTGGTTTCTCCCACAATATGAAAATTCCAATTTCAATCAGCATGCCACGCACccgaaaaggtgggccccattaccGAGGGTAAAGGACATTGCAGGATAAAAGTGCAAGCCCTTTTATAACTTGAAATGCTGAAACTATCTTGCTTGCGATGCACAAACTTTCAGAAGTCATCTCCATGGGCTGGATTTAAGCCCACGTCCCGACACTAAAGGCCCAAGGCCTGAGCCTGGAAATTTCGGTTGGGCACCTAACAATTTGATAAATTTCTCACTCGAATGTTCCTAGTTCATccgttaatcaggtgggccacacatgtatgcatGTGGTcaagatgcatgtgttgcctAGCCAGTATTGGAGTGACATATTcgtgggatataacacatgtacataGGAAGTCAGGTCGGGTCAGGACTAGCTAAAATGGCTCTAGCACAAACCCAACTTGACAATTGATCGGGCCATGCATGCAAGGTCCAAGTCTTCAAAGCTAGGGTGCCTAACCCATTCCTACCCCTAGTTAGAATGGCTGCAATGACTAGGTTGAGgtttgcccgagcccaacccactTGCTAATTGGACTTACAAGTCAGGTACTAGAGTAGGTTAGCTATCAGGTCCCACCCATTAAAGTCATAAGCAGGCATGTTCTGGGCCTTGTGGATGAACTTAGTCGATAAAACCGATGACCTAAAAATTTTAAATGTCCTACTGTTGATGAGACTCAATCTACCCCTACAAAGCTTCTGGACCACATGGCTTCCAACCTCTATTCTTTTATCTACCCCTATAATTAAAGCTTCTGGACCACATGGCTTCCAACCTCTGTTCTTTTAGAAAATTGGGAAAGCTTTCTTTCAAGGTCTTGATACCCAGCATCGGCCTACCAGAGCAGACCGAAGCCAAACTAAAAAGATTTGGTTGAGCCCCTTTCAAGCCAAACAGGTTCATCTGCGTGTTCACCTACTTTTACATTATTACCTATGTGTGTCCTGTGTTGCGCATATGCTAACCAATCTGCGTGAATTTCATATAGATGATGGGATGCCTAAAAGCTGGGTATATAAAAATTATGTAGGCCCACCACTTGAAAAACTAGTAAAGGCTGCCAAAATATTTCCAAATTCACATTGATGCTTGCAtcatggtttgttgaatttgtggAATTGGATCCACCATATCTTGATCAGGCTTCATTTCATCAGTTTCTATTAGCTCATATGTTAATtcgattttaaaaattttagaatCTTCATAATCATTGTGAGAGCTCCAAATGTTTTTGGAATATCTTTCATTTTAGAAGAATTATGAGAGATGGCTTTATTGAGCATATCTAGATATGATAGAATTCTTACCTGGTGTTTTATAGACATGATTGATACATTGCCTCGATCTCGTGCCATACGTATGAGGGCTATATGTCATTCGACATTTTGTTCTTTTAAAAACATATGTACAACTCTATGACATCATATTAATAATAGAAAGTGTTTCCCACCGTGGAAAATTGACAAAATATATCTTTACTTTATATACATTGTTATGTCATTCCTTAATAACATGAGCTTTTAGAGAAATTGGTTCTTTGACATAGTATTAGAGCAGACGTGTGTAAAATCCGTAATCAATACGTTATGAAAAAGCTTGTTAATCTTTTATAGTTACTAGCTGAGTCACTGATGAGCATAAATTGCATGTTGAGTGAActctataaggcccaccatgatgtatgtgccttattcaagctgtccatcaattttataGCTCAGTTTATGTAACTATCTTAAAATTAATGCATATACAGAGCTGAAGTGGATGACGCtaaaggaaacaatgagaattaaaTGCGTGTTACTGAGATCTTCCCTGGAAACACAAAAGTTTTAATTCTACGATGATATtcgatttttcccttcatccatgtttgaccttatgaactggttggatggcaaataaacatcactgtagaccctaagaaggtttaaagggtggatatcattatcccctttatttcctgtggtgtggttcactagaactgtggatatgcatcaattttagagtgatgccctaaaatgagctagtgaaatggatggacggtatggataagatacacgcatcacaggtgggccttaaagAGTTTACTCACTCTGCTAGTTATGCAGTACTCCATGCTCAATTTAAAGAGCTTACTCACTCTGCTACTTAAATTCCTAAGTGAATGAAATGGCTTAATGTGCATAAAATCCACCCTAGTAATCAGGCTCACCACTCTTTGATCAGCTTTGATCCAGAAAATAGATtgactcaaaactcaagtgggccaactcATAAAATCATTCCTTAAAGCCTCTCTATTTCACGTGGTATGGTTTACCTGAGTTTATGACTACTATTATTTATTTCTGGCTAATTATTTAATCCCATcaaataaatggattggatggaatgtaaacacgGTGGAGGACCCTACACAAAACTAACGGTGGTCATCTCATCCCAACTTTTCccttagtgtgtggcccactggagttctGGATGCTCTTGATGATTTTTGGAATTAAGGTGAAGGTAAGATAAAGTGCCTGATACGCGGTGCTGATCTCATGAAAATTCCACTCATGTGGCTATTCATGCTGGAGATATGATTGTGTAATTCAAGGGGATACTTGCAATAATCTAAACAAGAGGGAAGTTTTTACAATTGTCAGAAATTATAGGGAGGTACCTTTTATTATCCCATTAAAAAAGAAGCggtatgcatgtattttatccacgccgtacatccgttttgccagctcattttagggcatgagccgaaacatgatgaatcagatccaactctcaggtggaccacacagtggagataatgatatccaccgttgaaaacttcctagggccatcgacgatgaagggaaaacacagatatcagcttgatcgaaaactcctggagttttcaacggtaggcgttcaattccctctatttcctatgctgtggcccacttgagctttggatctgcctcaatttgggctaaaaaattgagctggaaaaacggatggacggcgaggataaaaacacgtacatcacagcgGGGCCCACAGAATCGTGccaacaggcaatccgcttccttcaaaAAACGCTCTTCCCGCTTCGTCCCTCTCTCTCGGTCTCAGCAAGGGGTTTAGCTTCCAAAGCCATCGCATCAAGGGATTTttagtaaaaatcaagggtaagaTTCAGAAATATATAGTTTCattaatcctctctctctctctctctctctctctctctctccattttctgaTCTTTTTCACTGCCCTCAGATTCCGCTCCTGAAACGAGAAAACGAAAAGGAGAAGAAGGTATGAATCTTTTCccaatttcattttcttttaattttctgtatttttttaaattttggttttgttttcccAATTCAATTTCCTGTGCTCTTTGGGAGAATTGCCGAAACCCTACTTGCTTTTGTCTTCAACGCTGAAAAACATACCCATGAATGAATCCATATTTCCAATTGATTAATGCAAATGGGGGTTtgggtcacatatacatgtaGTCGTGAGATCCAGATCGTTCATCATGTGTTCCCCATCATGTAGATGCCTGTAGCAAAAAATCAGGCCGGTGCATTTGCCGTGCGGGCCATGGTGTTGGTTGAACTCTAGTATTGGCCGCCAGGTATTATGTAACAGTATCGGCTGGCATATCGGCCTGTAACAGCAGTATCAGCCCCTTAATGGTGCCAATACAAGCCGATACATCCCATTTTTTCATAGCGGACCGATACACCTCCCTATTGCATAACCAGGGTGACCATTTCCTTTCTATAGCCGCTGATACAGCTGTGAAGTAACGATTTTTTAATACCATTGTTGATGCAAACCCAAAAGGAAAAGctaataaatcaataagaaaagaaagagattgtggggaaacgcccaacaatcctctagcggAATGCTAGaaatcacaaatgcaagactgtgagcaagctcaacaatcCTCTAGTATAGAACTAGAGACCACTCTCCCTCCAATAGCCACCgttaggaaaataagaaaatttcataaagagaatattgatcagcttgtcttattccatatgccataggtcctatttataatcaaccttacaattTGTAATAAAGGATATGAAAACTACAAAAATAGGGAAGCACCTAAATAAAAAAGCattctaattaagaaaatgcctaaaataagaagatatatagataagaaaatatttaaaattattccctgcctaaaataaagatatgaaagaaggaGCAGATTTCCTAAtatagagatttgaaagaaatgggaagtggtGATGGGCTAGAAAAGGAaggtggtccttttcttgtacacacgtgtGGAGCGTGCTCGCGTAAGATGTgggccttttcttcaaatcttgatcaattgGCATGTGTgaccatttggttgcatcaattgTGGGCCGCCTTTAAACTGGAATTTGATTTCATACATGCACT of the Magnolia sinica isolate HGM2019 chromosome 7, MsV1, whole genome shotgun sequence genome contains:
- the LOC131250831 gene encoding putative disease resistance protein RGA3 is translated as MTEALKSQAPDEDGGSCFSKKNVRSFLSPVNCFNHVVLRPKIGSRIKEVRGRLDDIAEEMNQFKFIMSERVYTEVRQGGMREREIGSLLDPKSIIGREREKNEVIDLLLQEVNEVPYVISIVGMGGMGKTTLAQLTYNDEKVGGHFHKRMWVCVSDDFDVKRVTKSIVESADGSGCEDLDLDTLQRRLSEKLQAQRFLLVLDDIWSEDREKWDKLRLPFQAGALGSRIVITTRSEKVAQAMRSTQIRKLAALSEDECWLLFSGGAFEHRNADERSELEEIGREIVNRCGGLPLAAKTIGCAMWWRRTRREWELVLESEIWNSADILGGILPALLLSYHDLPPALKQCFAYCSIFPKDWEIKKDTIVKLWVAQGFICSKGSQDMVEIGGQNFEDLLRRSLLQDAKLDRDKNIVSCKMHDLVHDLAQSVAGSEFSVAQIGKQASLNFDNVRHSNLFASDEAVNEADEVAYILATLYKAHKLRTLFLDSRISMVPRMSFHHWRRLRALDLSYTSITKLSPTVGHLKHLRFLDLSGTDVEELPEEVCNCLNLQTLRLNDCGELKKLPGGMKKMINLRHLEIENSDDLRYLPQGIGSVTGLWTLTTFIVGGGDEGWKCGELKHLNHLQGSLKITGLDKNRSGDEAREAELNKKQHLHTLSFYYKFEDGELLDEEVKRMEDVLEILRPHTNLKELAIRYYRGSKLPKWIEDPVFSNLVRMTLSSCWECKQLPGFGKLPSLKYLSISYNEVVRKVGVEFSGVDNNDGSGCVVSFPKLETLIFWDMINWGEWELRGGDGEVMPSLLELEIRGCLKLRELPTNLPPLLQKLSLQISNEGMLSSGGTLPVLPSLKHLIISWSDELKSFPCGWLGQFKALKTLEIDNCPELESLPDEEFQQLTLLQELIIFYCPLLRRRYGDGGEDRDKIAQIPSISITG
- the LOC131251876 gene encoding putative disease resistance protein RGA3; its protein translation is MKTWLVKVKDVAYDVDDILDEWTTETLISKAANEGDGSCFSKKKVRSFLLPVTCFNRVMLRHKIGRRIKEEVNEVPFVISIVGMGGMGKTTLAQLTYNDEKVKGHFDKRMWVCVSEDFDVKRITKSIIESADESGCEDLGLDLLQSRLSQKLQAKRFLLVLDDIWSEDREKWDKLRLPFQAGALGSRIVITTHSEKVAWAMRSAHIHKLVALSKDECCLLFSRGAFEHRNAEEHSELEEIGREIVNKCGGLPLAAKTIGCAMWWRRTKREWELVLESKIWNSGDILGGILPALLLSYHDLPPALKQCFAYCSIYPKDWRIEKDMIVKLWVAQGFICSKGSQDMEEIGGQYFDDLLRRSLLQDAVLDDDDDDDDDQK